Proteins found in one Aethina tumida isolate Nest 87 chromosome 1, icAetTumi1.1, whole genome shotgun sequence genomic segment:
- the LOC109604743 gene encoding 3-hydroxy-3-methylglutaryl-coenzyme A reductase-like, producing MIIMSRLFEQYGEFCATHPYEVIFAVVTLTASFLTIERSQTPVISSNNDFNAINIVCMTIIRCCAILYSYHQFRNLQKLGSKYILGIAGLFVVFASFVFTSTVLNLLQIEYAQLKDALFFFLLLIDLSKAASLAQFALTATSKEEISKKIARGMSVLGPPVTLDTVVEALVIGVGTLSGVDRLEIASYFACLSVIVNYIIFMTVYPACLSLMLELVRITNYYGENHPGIKKLLLDEHEKSNPAVQRVKIIMSMGLMVVHIYSRWSIDNEHRSGQIYVDNGTGCADDSSYYGLFVKQLQISLDHIVILTLLTTLMVKFIFFESKDNTCIREQIKKDTLEELQRKITSHRVRTISSNVEVQTDNLYQVQRFEDSDAPTADVCRKLKDCLQIYRSEEGADQLSDNEIILLVDTKHIPAYDLEKALRNPERGVKIRRKIVQNQLKTNALENLPYREYDYSKVMGVCCENVVGYVPMPLGVAGPLYLDGKMFYIPMATTEGCLVASTNRGCRAVEKCGIKSRIVKDGMTRGPVVRFPSVTKASEAMTWLNDPENYALIKQSFDSTSRFARLLKISIHIAGRYLFIRFVAETGDAMGMNMLSKGTEQALKRLHREFPEMEILSLSGNICTDKKPSAINWVEGRGKTVVCEAIIPAEVVLSVLKTNTHSLVDLNISKNMIGSAIAGSIGGFNAHAANIVTAIFIATGQDPAQNVASSNCITIMEPWAENGQDLYISCTMPSLEIGTVGGGTVLPAQAACLDMLGVRGPHETEHGENAKQLARVICGAVLAGELSLMAALASGHLVKSHLRYNRSYSEKDSVSSGSCDT from the exons ATGATCATAATGTCGCGACTTTTCGAACAGTACGGAGAATTCTGTGCCACTCATCCCTATGAGGTTATATTCGCTGTTGTCACCCTGACAGCCAGTTTTTTGACCATAGAAAGATCCCAAACTCCGGTAATATCTAGTAACAATGATTTTAACGCCATTAATATTGTTTGCATGACAATTATACGTTGCTGTGCAATTTTATACAGTTACCATCAATTTAGAAATCTTCAGAAACTAGGCTCAAAATATATACTAGGAATAGCTGGTTTGTTTGTGGTGTTTGCAAGTTTCGTTTTCACATCCACCGTACTCAATCTTTTACAAATCGAGTACGCCCAACTGAAGGATGCGTTGTTTTTCTTTCTACTACTCATTGACCTGTCAAAAGCTGCATCTTTGGCACAGTTTGCTTTAACTGCCACAAGTAAGGAGGAAATTAGTAAAAAGATCGCAAGGGGAATGTCCGTACTTGGTCCCCCAGTTACATTAGATACAGTGGTCGAGGCTCTTGTTATAGGAGTGGGTACCTTGTCAGGTGTTGATCGGCTAGAGATTGCATCATACTTTGCTTGCCTTTCGGTCATAGTGAATTACATCATTTTTATGACTGTCTATCCGGCCTGCCTGTCTCTGATGTTAGAATTGGTGAGAATCACCAATTACTATGGAGAAAACCACCCTGgtattaaaaaactgttacTAGATGAACATGAAAAGTCTAATCCAGCTGTCCAaagagttaaaataataatgtcaatgGGCTTAATGGTTGTGCATATATACAGTAGATGGAGTATTGACAATGAACACAGAAGTGGTCAAATTTATGTTGATAATGGCACAGGTTGTGCTGATGATTCCTCTTATTATGGACTGTTTGTGAAACAGTTACAAATTAGTTTGGATCACATTGTAATCTTAACACTACTCACTACATTAATGGTCaagttcatattttttgaaagcAAGGATAACACATGTATAAGAGAACAGATTAAAAAGGACACTTTGGAAGAGTTACAGAGAAAAATTACTAGCCACAg GGTCAGGACAATATCATCTAATGTTGAAGTTCAAACCGATAATTTGTATCAGGTCCAAAGATTTGAAGATTCAGACGCACCAACTGCTGATGTGTGCAGGAAATTGAAGGACTGCTTGCAGATTTACAG ATCAGAAGAGGGGGCAGACCAACTTAGTGACAATGAAATAATCCTCCTTGTTGACACCAAACACATTCCAGCTTATGATCTTGAAAAAGCACTTAGAAACCCAGAGAGAGGTGTAAAAATTCGTCGTAAGATTGTACAAAACCAACTTAAAACCAATGCTCTTGAAAATTTGCCATACAGGGAATATGACTACAGCAAAGTAATGGGCGTGTGCTGCGAAAATGTTGTGGGTTATGTGCCCATGCCATTGGGAGTAGCCGGACCGTTATACTTGGATGGAAAGATGTTTTATATTCCAATGGCGACTACTGAAGGATGTCTAGTGGCAAGCACCAACAGAG GTTGTAGAGCAGTCGAAAAATGCGGAATCAAAAGTCGCATAGTCAAAGACGGGATGACCCGAGGTCCGGTCGTGCGTTTTCCATCTGTAACAAAAGCAAGCGAGGCAATGACGTGGTTAAATGATCCGGAAAATTACGCCCTAATCAAACAAAGCTTCGATTCCACTAGTAGATTTGCCCGcttgttaaaaatatccatACACATAGCAGGTCGTTACTTATTTATCAGATTTGTTGCAGAAACAGGTGACGCAATGGGGATGAACATGCTTAGCAAGG GTACGGAACAAGCACTCAAACGTTTACACCGGGAGTTCCCAGAAATGGAAATCCTCAGTTTGAGTGGCAATATTTGCACTGACAAAAAGCCCTCTGCTATAAACTGGGTCGAGGGAAGGGGTAAAACTGTTGTATGCGAAGCGATTATACCAGCAGAAGTCGTTCTAAGTGTCTTGAAAACAAACACACATTCTCTTGTAGACCTCAATATCTCCAAGAACATGATCGGATCTGCTATTGCGGGCAGCATTG GTGGTTTCAACGCCCACGCCGCAAATATTGTTACTGCCATATTCATAGCAACAGGCCAAGATCCCGCCCAAAATGTGGCGAGCAGCAATTGTATTACAATCATGGAACCGTGGGCGGAAAATGGTCAGGATCTGTATATTTCTTGCACTATGCCTTCTCTGGAAATCGGTACGGTGGGCGGTGGTACGGTTTTGCCTGCACAAGCCGCGTGTTTAGATATGTTAGGAGTTAGAGGTCCTCACGAGACAGAACACGGAGAAAACGCCAAGCAACTGGCCCGTGTAATTTGCGGTGCCGTTTTGGCTGGGGAGTTGTCTTTGATGGCGGCGTTGGCCAGTGGACATTTGGTTAAAAGCCATTTAAGATACAATAGGTCGTACTCTGAAAAGGATTCAGTATCTAGCGGTTCTTGTGATACATAG
- the LOC109604738 gene encoding uncharacterized protein LOC109604738 produces the protein MNRILSVETSRNGVLASEFVTKRLCCSFILTVAFLALVGGYLLGQFTTDRTAFKVRASYQDINKKIVSLSVLLKSAFHQNCSFTTIVNETVLASQNTFLDEAIRCLQNG, from the exons ATGAACAGAATCCTGAGCGTCGAGACGAGCAGGAATGGCGTCCTGGCGTCGGAATTCGTCACCAAGAGGTTGTGCTGCAGCTTCATCTTGACTGTGGCCTTTTTGGCACTCGTGGGTG GATATTTGTTGGGACAATTCACAACGGACAGGACAGCGTTCAAGGTGAGGGCCAGTTATCAGGACATCAACAAAAAAATCGTGTCCCTGAGTGTTTTGCTGAAGAGTGCTTTCCATCAAAATTGCAGTTTTACAACAATCGTCAACGAAACTGTGCTCGCGtcacaaaatacatttttagatgAGGCCATTAGGTGTTTGCAAAATGGATAA
- the LOC109604734 gene encoding uncharacterized protein LOC109604734, producing MPSESQEESIQNECSCIPKKKKKKDKVDSNVDMDSIPPPPPGGELEWDLQFCRWWGWNWVRRKPEDLMLNPRSQYEPLHCRFMYPYGPEREGICICKKIKDCCKSKCCKPKKNKYCPCPFPQQHPDACRYYSNDMYMRPDYQFPQNGVCRDVYRMDPYSCPRRMYRDDFRQEDDPRYRDYRYGPEGRRGPPDQYYRTKYRPSIRQCCKCCKCPTQGSSQNLDDDFDRVSVSLHEKNKTRHYVCHPSSAPNQNVENRGYQEKDHSSNNTCTKPNIQTVQNLHDLCYHYNPYLSHLGVPSFHKCGPPTKTFPWMEQPFANDSYRDEFISPVTGKTYSLNLVHLNKDHLPRTLPNPIDPKQVNFDKVFEVTENLASMKKNLLYDNVLNCLSQKTPFGAFTFKNINPVDNIFEDESIQVTPRHEDNNLLSDVRKNLRRVDVLMKNLTDRESDISNPNNSDYSSVDCDKIIRKISYNSLEDIQSSDDIGIHTGARSKYCKNATIQIDIQDSGNSSCKVSGRSSKRALSQSSIENVHNKKIKTFNEQFSYSEHCNPKIGKPTKSDKLRSMNMAIYPDRFNKQRNYAYYVEDHNNITNYKHSIHSATTCEKNETAEESPHGNTFSESNNLEMNESSDCTPGTMKPLILKKLRN from the exons ATGCCTAGTGAAAGCCAAGAGGAGTCAATTCAAAATGAGTGTTCGTGTATACCcaagaagaaaaagaaaaaagacaAAGTTGACAGCAATGTCGACATGGACAGCATACCACCCCCGCCGCCTGGGGGAGAGCTCGAATGGGACCTGCAGTTCTGCAGGTGGTGGGGCTGGAACTGGGTTCGACGCAAACCTGAAGATTTAATGTTGAACCCGCGGTCACAATATGAGCCACTACACTGTCGATTTATGTATCCATACGG CCCTGAAAGGGAGGGGATTTGtatttgtaagaaaattaaagactGCTGCAAGTCCAAATGTTGTAAAcctaaaaagaataaatattgtccCTGTCCATTTCCACAACAACATCCAGATGCGTGCAG gTATTATTCAAATGACATGTACATGAGACCAGATTATCAGTTCCCCCAAAATGGCGTATGCAGAGATGTATATAGGATGGATCCTTATTCTTGTCCTCGTCGAATGTATCGTGACGATTTTCGACAAGAAGATGATCCTCGATATAGAGATTATCGTTATGGACCAGAGGGCCGAAGGGGACCTCCAGACCAATATTATCG AACCAAATATCGGCCATCAATCAGGCAATGTTGTAAATGTTGTAAGTGTCCCACACAAGGGTCCTCTCAAAATCTGGATGACGACTTCGATCGCGTCAGTGTAAGCCTCCATGAGAAAAACAAAACGAGACACTACGTGTGTCATCCATCCAGCGCACCTAATCAAAATGTTGAGAATCGTGGTTACCAAGAAAAAGACCACTCAAGTAATAACACGTGTACAAAGCCTAACATACAAACGGTGCAAAATCTTCACGACCTCTGCTATCATTACAATCCATATTTGAGTCACTTAGGAGTGCCCTCTTTCCATAAGTGTGGGCCTCCAACTAAAACTTTCCCGTGGATGGAACAACCTTTTGCCAATGACAGTTACAGAGATGAATTTATAAGTCCAGTAACGGGGAAAACTTACAGTTTAAATTTGGTTCATTTAAACAAAGATCACTTACCTAGAACTCTTCCTAACCCTATCGATCCAAAACAAGTTAACTTCGATAAAGTATTTGAGGTAACCGAAAATCTTGCTAGTATGAAGAAAAATCTACTATATGACAacgtattaaattgtttatcacAAAAGACACCTTTTGGtgcttttacatttaaaaacataaatcccgtggataatatttttgagGATGAATCCATACAAGTCACTCCTAGACATGAGGACAACAATCTATTATCCGATGTTAGGAAAAACTTAAGGCGAGTAgatgttttaatgaaaaatcttACAGATAGAGAAAGTGACATATCTAATCCAAACAACAGTGATTACAGTAGTGTGGACTGtgacaaaattattagaaaaatttcttataatagtCTGGAAGATATACAGTCATCTGATGATATTGGAATCCACACGGGGGCAAGATCTAAGTATTGTAAAAACGCAACAATTCAAATTGATATTCAAGATTCTGGCAACAGTAGCTGTAAAGTTTCTGGAAGATCGTCAAAAAGAGCTTTGTCGCAGTCATCTATAGAAAATGTACATAATAAGAAAAtcaaaacttttaatgaacaattttcttATAGTGAGCATTGTAATCCCAAAATTGGTAAACCTACCAAAAGTGATAAATTACGTTCAATGAATATGGCCATTTATCCAGATAGgtttaataaacaaagaaattacGCCTATTATGTCGAAGACCATAACAATATCACAAATTACAAACATTCAATACATAGCGCAACTACATGCGAGAAAAATGAAACCGCCGAAGAAAGTCCTCATGGAAATACATTTTCAGAAAGCAACAATTTAGAAATGAACGAAAGCAGCGATTGCACTCCAGGCACGATGAAGCCTTTGATTTTAAAGAAGTTGAGAAATTAA